The following are encoded together in the Bacillus cereus group sp. RP43 genome:
- the thrS gene encoding threonine--tRNA ligase: MKEQMIEIKFPDGSVKEFAKGITLEEIAGAISSSLKKKAVAGKVNEQSFDLRRNIEENAEVEIITIDSNEGVEIARHSAAHILAQAVKRIYGDVKLGVGPVIENGFYYDMNLPSSVNVEDLPKIEKEMKNIIKENINIERIEVSREEAAKLFQEMNDHLKLELLEAIPNEESVTLYKQGEFVDLCRGPHLPSTGYLKAFQLTHVSGAYWRGDSNNQVLQRIYGVAFSSQKELEEYLHFVEEAAKRNHRKLGSELELFMFSEEAPGMPFYLPKGQIIRNELEAFLREIQKEYNYQEVRTPFMMNQELWEKSGHWGHYKDNMYFSEVDKKSFALKPMNCPGHMLMFKNKLHSYRELPIRMCEFGQVHRHEFSGALNGLLRVRTFCQDDAHLFVTPEQIEDEIKSVMAQIDYVYKTFGFEYEVELSTRPEDSMGDDKLWEQAEAALANVLQALNYKYRLNEGDGAFYGPKIDFHIKDALNRSHQCGTIQLDFQMPEKFDLNYIDENNEKRKPVVIHRAVLGSLDRFLAILIEHFGGAFPVWVAPVQVKVIPVSNAVHEQYANRIADKLAQAGIRVERDIRDEKLGYKIREAQMQKVPYVLVIGDKEMESEAVNVRKYGEEKSEVVELDAFVESMKEEIKNRK; encoded by the coding sequence ATGAAAGAACAGATGATTGAAATTAAATTTCCAGATGGTAGTGTTAAAGAATTTGCGAAAGGAATTACTTTAGAAGAAATCGCTGGGGCAATTAGTAGTAGCTTGAAAAAGAAAGCAGTCGCAGGAAAAGTTAATGAGCAGTCTTTTGATTTACGCCGAAACATTGAAGAGAATGCAGAAGTAGAAATTATTACTATTGATTCAAATGAAGGTGTAGAAATTGCAAGACACTCTGCGGCACATATTTTAGCGCAAGCTGTGAAAAGAATTTATGGTGACGTGAAGCTTGGAGTAGGACCAGTTATTGAGAATGGATTTTATTATGATATGAATCTTCCAAGTAGTGTAAACGTAGAAGATTTACCAAAAATCGAAAAAGAAATGAAAAATATTATAAAAGAAAATATAAATATAGAGCGAATAGAGGTTTCTCGAGAAGAAGCAGCAAAACTGTTTCAAGAAATGAATGATCACTTGAAATTAGAGCTTTTAGAAGCAATTCCTAATGAGGAAAGTGTAACACTATATAAACAAGGTGAATTTGTAGATTTATGTAGAGGACCACATTTACCATCTACAGGTTATTTGAAAGCATTCCAATTAACTCACGTTTCAGGTGCATATTGGCGAGGAGATAGTAACAATCAAGTGCTTCAGCGTATTTATGGTGTTGCATTCTCTTCTCAAAAAGAATTAGAAGAGTATTTACATTTTGTTGAAGAAGCAGCAAAAAGAAATCATCGTAAGTTAGGTAGTGAATTAGAGTTATTTATGTTTTCTGAAGAGGCTCCAGGAATGCCGTTTTACTTGCCGAAAGGACAGATTATCCGCAATGAATTAGAAGCATTTTTAAGAGAAATTCAAAAAGAGTACAATTATCAAGAAGTGCGTACTCCATTTATGATGAATCAAGAATTATGGGAGAAGTCAGGACACTGGGGACATTATAAAGATAATATGTATTTCTCTGAAGTAGACAAAAAAAGTTTCGCATTAAAACCGATGAATTGCCCAGGACATATGCTTATGTTTAAAAATAAATTGCATTCTTATCGCGAATTACCGATTCGCATGTGTGAATTCGGTCAAGTACATCGACATGAATTTAGCGGGGCTTTAAACGGGTTATTAAGAGTTCGTACTTTCTGCCAAGATGATGCTCATTTATTTGTAACACCAGAACAAATTGAAGATGAAATCAAATCCGTAATGGCCCAGATTGATTACGTATATAAAACTTTTGGATTCGAATATGAAGTAGAACTTTCTACTCGTCCAGAAGATTCAATGGGTGATGATAAATTATGGGAGCAAGCGGAAGCGGCATTAGCAAATGTATTACAAGCATTAAATTATAAATATAGATTAAATGAAGGTGACGGTGCATTTTACGGACCAAAAATTGATTTCCACATTAAAGATGCTTTAAATAGAAGTCATCAATGCGGAACAATTCAGCTTGATTTCCAAATGCCAGAGAAATTTGATTTAAATTATATAGATGAAAATAATGAAAAAAGAAAACCGGTTGTCATTCACCGAGCAGTTTTAGGGTCTTTAGACCGTTTCTTAGCAATATTAATTGAACACTTTGGAGGTGCGTTCCCAGTATGGGTGGCACCAGTTCAAGTGAAAGTAATTCCAGTTTCAAATGCAGTGCATGAACAATATGCAAATAGGATTGCAGATAAATTAGCACAAGCCGGAATTCGTGTCGAACGAGATATACGAGATGAAAAGTTAGGATATAAAATTAGAGAAGCGCAAATGCAAAAAGTTCCGTATGTTCTTGTTATTGGGGATAAGGAAATGGAAAGCGAAGCTGTAAATGTACGGAAATATGGTGAAGAGAAGTCAGAAGTTGTTGAACTAGATGCGTTTGTGGAAAGTATGAAGGAGGAAATAAAAAATAGGAAATAG
- a CDS encoding pseudouridine synthase yields the protein MRINKFISEAGKASRRGADKLINERRVIINGKVAKIGDQVNPGDDVRVNGEQLRIARDHVYIALNKPVGITCTSEKAVKGNIIDLVNHPLRINHIGRLDKDSDGLILLTNDGDIVNEILRAENKHEKEYIVSVDKPITPEFLEKMAAGVKILDTKTLPCEITQLSKYEFQIILTQGLNRQIRRMCEALGYQVYTLKRTRIMNIELNNLPVGQWRDLSKKEKKRLFSDLNYEPQDW from the coding sequence TTGCGTATAAATAAATTTATTAGTGAAGCTGGAAAAGCGTCTCGACGTGGAGCAGATAAGTTAATTAATGAAAGAAGAGTAATTATTAACGGTAAGGTTGCAAAAATTGGTGACCAAGTAAATCCAGGTGATGACGTACGAGTAAATGGAGAGCAACTTCGTATTGCTCGAGACCATGTGTATATCGCTTTAAATAAACCAGTAGGTATTACATGTACAAGTGAAAAAGCCGTAAAAGGTAACATTATCGATTTAGTGAATCATCCTTTACGAATTAATCACATCGGACGTCTCGACAAAGACTCAGACGGTTTAATTTTGTTAACGAATGATGGCGATATCGTTAATGAGATTTTACGTGCTGAAAACAAACATGAGAAAGAATATATCGTTTCAGTAGATAAGCCGATTACACCGGAGTTTTTAGAGAAAATGGCAGCAGGTGTTAAAATTTTAGATACAAAAACGCTTCCTTGTGAGATTACACAGTTATCAAAATATGAGTTCCAAATTATTTTAACACAAGGGTTGAATCGTCAAATTCGCCGTATGTGTGAAGCTTTAGGTTATCAAGTATACACGTTAAAACGTACGAGAATTATGAATATTGAGTTGAATAATTTACCAGTCGGACAGTGGAGAGATTTATCGAAAAAAGAGAAAAAACGCCTATTTTCAGACTTGAATTACGAACCACAAGATTGGTAA
- a CDS encoding DUF2975 domain-containing protein: MKQVTTLFLKLAIIFIGIPVLALCIFLVPKIGSFAGELYPDIAYMKSLVLIDMYAVAIPFYFALYQAFKLLSYIDKNQAFSELSVKALKNIKYCAITISTLYLLGMPLYYLMAKKIDPPSFIPIGLTIIFASMVIAVFAAVLQRLLQEAINIKSENDLTV; the protein is encoded by the coding sequence ATGAAACAAGTTACGACACTTTTTTTAAAGCTAGCTATTATTTTTATAGGAATCCCAGTTCTTGCATTGTGTATATTTTTGGTGCCTAAGATCGGGAGTTTTGCTGGAGAATTGTATCCAGATATCGCTTATATGAAATCTCTCGTTTTAATCGATATGTACGCGGTAGCGATACCTTTTTACTTTGCTCTGTATCAGGCTTTTAAACTTTTAAGCTATATTGATAAGAACCAAGCGTTCTCGGAATTATCGGTAAAGGCTTTAAAGAATATAAAATACTGTGCCATCACGATCAGTACCTTGTACTTGCTAGGTATGCCACTCTACTATCTCATGGCGAAAAAAATTGATCCTCCAAGTTTCATACCAATCGGATTGACCATCATTTTCGCCTCTATGGTGATCGCCGTTTTTGCTGCTGTTCTCCAAAGACTTTTACAAGAAGCTATTAATATAAAATCAGAAAATGATTTAACGGTCTGA
- a CDS encoding HU family DNA-binding protein, which produces MNKTELVKNVAQSADISQKDASAAVQSVFDTIANALQSGDKVQLIGFGTFEVRERSARTGRNPQTGEEIQIAAGKVPAFKAGKELKEAVK; this is translated from the coding sequence ATGAACAAAACAGAATTAGTTAAAAATGTAGCACAATCAGCTGATATTTCTCAAAAGGATGCTTCTGCAGCTGTACAATCCGTATTTGACACAATTGCTAATGCATTACAATCTGGCGATAAAGTGCAACTAATCGGCTTTGGAACTTTTGAAGTGCGTGAAAGATCTGCTCGTACAGGGCGTAATCCGCAAACTGGAGAAGAAATTCAGATTGCTGCTGGTAAAGTTCCAGCATTTAAAGCAGGAAAAGAATTAAAAGAAGCTGTTAAATAA
- a CDS encoding DUF3891 family protein yields the protein MIFREKNEKESILIRQHDHGFLAGEIASHIKEDVFEDKTYLKETIDAIYEHDRGWIELDKVPILNDAKNIPYTFMDCPSSLRFVFYTIGLNAIEESNPYGALLCSKHFLSFPLNEEDDEMMSFYKHELERQKRMLKTLTKEQYAMFDKHYRLLKFCDELSLYVCMNKPGVKKKDEIELFKDGFEGTEIFNNKDDKPIQAEWIDEKTIRITPFPFKTEFYTYVKYKTINKHEIVERGIVKADKEVELQKQVIRIIK from the coding sequence ATGATTTTTCGTGAAAAGAATGAGAAAGAAAGTATATTAATTCGTCAACATGATCATGGTTTTTTAGCTGGTGAGATTGCAAGCCATATAAAAGAAGATGTTTTTGAAGATAAAACATACTTAAAAGAGACAATTGATGCAATATACGAACATGATAGAGGATGGATAGAGCTTGATAAAGTACCAATTTTGAATGATGCTAAAAATATTCCATATACATTTATGGATTGTCCAAGTTCATTACGCTTTGTTTTTTATACGATTGGTTTGAATGCAATTGAAGAGTCAAATCCATACGGGGCGTTACTTTGTAGTAAACATTTTTTATCGTTTCCATTAAATGAGGAAGATGATGAGATGATGTCTTTTTATAAACATGAATTGGAGCGACAAAAAAGAATGTTGAAAACGTTAACAAAAGAACAATACGCTATGTTCGATAAACATTATAGATTATTAAAGTTTTGTGATGAACTTTCCTTGTACGTATGTATGAATAAACCGGGTGTAAAAAAGAAAGATGAAATTGAATTATTTAAAGATGGTTTTGAAGGAACAGAAATTTTTAATAACAAGGATGATAAGCCTATACAAGCTGAATGGATAGATGAAAAAACGATTCGGATTACACCATTTCCATTTAAAACAGAATTTTATACTTATGTAAAATATAAAACTATAAATAAACATGAAATTGTAGAAAGAGGAATAGTAAAAGCAGATAAAGAAGTGGAATTGCAGAAACAGGTGATTCGTATAATAAAGTAA
- a CDS encoding helix-turn-helix domain-containing protein, giving the protein MAIIINIDVMLAKRKMSVTELSERVGITMANLSILKNGKAKAVRFSTLEAICKILDCQPGDILEYKSDEYTQ; this is encoded by the coding sequence ATGGCAATTATTATTAATATTGATGTGATGTTAGCAAAACGAAAAATGAGCGTAACGGAGCTTTCGGAGAGGGTCGGGATTACGATGGCGAATCTTTCCATTCTGAAAAATGGGAAAGCAAAAGCGGTTCGTTTTTCAACATTAGAAGCGATATGTAAGATTTTAGATTGTCAACCAGGTGATATTTTGGAGTACAAAAGCGACGAATACACTCAATAA
- a CDS encoding ABC transporter ATP-binding protein, whose translation MSTNVVTVERVEKTYGKRNENQSKALRGVSLSIKEGEFVGIMGPSGSGKTTLLNVISTLDQATGGSVTIAGTNITSMKGNALSDFRSQKLGFIFQDFNLLENLSIYENIALPLSLQGVPSSEITGKVNEVAKKLGITEILTKYPTAVSGGQKQRTAAARALVHNPAIVLADEPTGALDSKNAKSLLEAMQDLHENHNVSILMVTHDAFSASYCERILFIQDGLLYKELKRQGTRENFYQDILGVLAHMGSAAESK comes from the coding sequence ATGTCAACAAACGTAGTTACTGTAGAACGTGTAGAAAAAACGTATGGGAAAAGAAATGAGAATCAGTCAAAAGCATTAAGGGGTGTTTCATTAAGTATTAAAGAAGGGGAGTTTGTAGGGATTATGGGTCCTTCTGGATCTGGAAAAACGACATTACTAAATGTGATTAGTACACTTGATCAAGCGACAGGTGGCAGTGTAACAATAGCGGGTACAAATATTACTTCTATGAAGGGTAATGCATTATCAGATTTTCGTTCTCAAAAATTAGGATTTATTTTTCAAGACTTTAATCTACTAGAAAATTTATCAATTTATGAAAATATCGCTTTACCACTCTCCCTGCAAGGCGTACCGTCAAGTGAGATTACTGGAAAAGTAAATGAAGTAGCAAAGAAATTAGGGATTACTGAAATTTTAACAAAATATCCGACTGCTGTTTCTGGTGGGCAAAAGCAAAGAACAGCGGCAGCACGAGCTTTAGTACATAATCCGGCAATCGTATTAGCAGATGAACCGACAGGGGCACTTGATAGTAAAAATGCAAAAAGTTTATTAGAAGCGATGCAAGATTTACATGAAAATCACAATGTAAGTATTTTAATGGTCACACATGATGCGTTTAGTGCAAGTTACTGTGAGCGTATTTTATTCATTCAAGATGGTCTTCTTTATAAAGAGTTAAAGCGTCAAGGGACTCGAGAAAATTTCTATCAAGACATTTTAGGTGTGCTTGCTCATATGGGCTCAGCTGCTGAGTCGAAGTAG
- a CDS encoding VOC family protein, with protein MSKVLRFELQVPNPEEAIQFYTNSFGWKFEKMPGPHEYWFIITGESDRSGIDGGLMKSPDGATRTTNSIEVSSVDEYINKVIENGGQVVVPKTAIPNMGYFAYCIDNQGLLFGVCEENIEA; from the coding sequence ATGAGTAAAGTTTTAAGATTTGAATTGCAAGTTCCAAACCCTGAAGAAGCTATTCAATTTTATACAAATAGTTTTGGATGGAAGTTTGAAAAAATGCCTGGGCCACATGAATATTGGTTCATAATTACAGGTGAGAGTGATAGATCCGGTATCGATGGTGGATTAATGAAATCCCCTGATGGTGCTACTAGGACGACTAATTCTATTGAAGTATCTTCAGTTGATGAGTACATAAATAAAGTTATTGAAAATGGTGGACAAGTAGTTGTACCTAAAACTGCTATTCCTAATATGGGCTACTTTGCTTATTGTATAGATAATCAAGGGCTTCTTTTTGGAGTATGTGAAGAAAATATTGAAGCGTAA
- a CDS encoding sodium:alanine symporter family protein, translating into METVSKVLEQINQYVWGLPTLLLLVGTGIILTVRLKGLQFSKLIYAHKLAFKKSEDTSSSGDISHFQALMTAMAATIGMGNIAGVATAVTIGGPGAIFWMWITALFGMATKYAEAILAVKYRVSNENGEYSGGPMYYLERGLGKKWLAILFAIFGTAASFGIGNMVQSNSVAEAMRINFSFPPALTGILMSFLIAIVILGGVKKIGKVTGYIVPIKAFFYIIAGLIIIFYHFDQIPEAFSLIFSGAFQGTAAAGGFIGATVASAIQIGMARGVFANEAGLGSAPIAAAAAKTDSPAKQALVSMTGTFLDTFIVCTITGLVLITTGAWKSGKTGVEATTLAFQSVFGTAGSMILGIAIILFAYSTILGWSYYGEKCVAYLFGQGAVRYYKAIFIVMIAIGANLKLGVVWTFADIANGLMAIPNLIGLIGLSGVVVAETNRFLQAEKLKKNHKKQAS; encoded by the coding sequence ATGGAGACAGTAAGTAAAGTATTAGAACAAATTAATCAGTATGTGTGGGGGTTACCAACTTTGTTGCTACTCGTTGGAACTGGTATCATTCTCACAGTGCGCTTAAAAGGTTTACAGTTTAGTAAACTAATATACGCTCACAAACTAGCTTTTAAAAAATCAGAGGATACATCATCTTCTGGAGATATTAGTCACTTCCAAGCACTGATGACAGCTATGGCTGCAACGATTGGTATGGGAAATATAGCAGGTGTCGCAACTGCTGTGACAATCGGTGGACCCGGCGCAATTTTTTGGATGTGGATTACTGCTTTATTTGGAATGGCAACAAAGTATGCCGAAGCAATCCTTGCGGTGAAATACCGTGTTAGTAATGAAAATGGTGAATACTCCGGTGGACCAATGTATTATTTAGAACGTGGTTTAGGAAAAAAATGGTTGGCTATTTTATTCGCTATATTCGGCACAGCTGCTTCTTTCGGTATCGGGAATATGGTTCAATCTAATTCAGTTGCAGAAGCAATGCGAATCAATTTTTCTTTCCCTCCCGCATTAACTGGTATACTCATGTCATTCTTAATCGCTATCGTTATTTTGGGCGGTGTAAAAAAGATTGGTAAAGTTACTGGATATATCGTTCCTATTAAAGCATTCTTTTATATAATCGCTGGCCTTATTATTATTTTCTATCACTTTGATCAAATTCCAGAAGCATTTTCACTTATTTTTTCTGGTGCATTTCAAGGTACTGCAGCTGCTGGTGGTTTTATCGGAGCAACAGTTGCATCTGCAATTCAAATCGGAATGGCACGTGGTGTATTTGCTAACGAGGCTGGTTTAGGAAGTGCTCCTATTGCTGCGGCGGCTGCCAAAACAGATTCACCTGCAAAACAAGCTTTAGTTTCTATGACTGGTACTTTTCTAGATACATTTATTGTATGTACAATTACGGGGCTAGTATTAATTACTACAGGCGCATGGAAATCAGGTAAAACTGGTGTTGAAGCTACAACATTAGCATTCCAATCCGTATTCGGTACTGCTGGTAGTATGATTCTCGGTATCGCCATTATATTATTCGCCTACTCTACTATTTTAGGTTGGTCGTATTACGGAGAGAAGTGTGTTGCTTATTTATTCGGACAAGGTGCTGTACGATATTATAAAGCAATCTTTATCGTTATGATTGCTATTGGCGCTAATTTAAAATTAGGTGTTGTATGGACATTTGCCGATATTGCAAATGGACTTATGGCGATTCCAAACTTAATTGGTCTAATTGGATTAAGTGGTGTAGTTGTCGCTGAAACAAATCGGTTTTTACAAGCAGAGAAATTGAAAAAAAATCATAAAAAACAGGCAAGTTGA
- a CDS encoding FtsX-like permease family protein: MLFKLSRHSMKKMLKDYMVLLIGLVISISIFYMFQTMAMNSEFTKDNSLISSIRLVFWVGAILLSFITVFYIIYANSFLLTLRRKELGMYMMLGAKKKKVAQLLFIETFGMGIVSIIIGILVGIVLASVAGNFLMNGMEISAKGNYASVYTPAILVTSIFFLILFFITGLMNSFRLLRKTELELIREDETQDEVKKSKTRIVIMTVLGVLLVSTGYYFMINIKMFAELGFIIATIVTTLGTYFIFSSLLPFFVMKIKGNKKRNETGLNSFTYAQLRFRVTSLSRVLGTVAMLIALGAGAMTAGMAFQKNVGIMTDFSRVYDVVIHDPNDQDKAALKEMEIVEESKYKYKVDGEAVYYLRNDLTEKPPLISDHFDTKTLKEPARKRVAEPLTEPVYSALDAPEVANKLPRMPKDWEDAVVREIQITHNQFNGKPVRIADEEHYKGIQGTEHTVTLAKVDDMKKYKPLLIEIDKRQKEQIEKTTGAKVDLFTKMTIYQFMNSFMSGTMFMGFFLGIAFLAMMASSLMFKILTGASRDVRRYEMLRKIGVRRSMLTKSIYKEISYLFIFPAIIGISHVLVGLNLFSFILVDPFVKVWVPIGIFLVIYFIYYWITVQLYKGMVMPKEEVAK, encoded by the coding sequence ATGTTATTCAAATTATCACGTCATAGTATGAAAAAAATGTTAAAGGATTATATGGTTTTACTTATTGGTCTCGTTATTAGTATTAGTATTTTCTACATGTTCCAAACGATGGCGATGAATAGTGAATTTACAAAAGATAATAGCCTTATTAGTAGTATTAGGCTCGTATTCTGGGTAGGTGCAATATTACTTTCTTTCATAACTGTATTTTATATTATATATGCCAATTCTTTTTTACTTACATTAAGAAGAAAAGAACTAGGTATGTACATGATGCTTGGAGCGAAAAAGAAAAAAGTAGCGCAATTATTATTTATTGAGACTTTTGGTATGGGGATTGTCAGTATTATTATCGGTATTTTAGTAGGAATAGTACTCGCTAGTGTAGCAGGAAATTTTTTAATGAATGGAATGGAAATTTCAGCAAAAGGTAATTATGCATCTGTATACACACCAGCTATATTGGTTACATCTATATTCTTCTTAATATTATTTTTCATTACTGGTTTAATGAATAGTTTCCGATTATTACGTAAAACAGAATTAGAGTTAATACGTGAAGATGAAACGCAAGATGAAGTGAAGAAAAGTAAAACTCGAATTGTTATTATGACAGTACTAGGTGTGTTACTTGTAAGTACAGGATATTATTTTATGATAAATATAAAAATGTTCGCTGAACTAGGATTTATAATAGCGACAATCGTTACAACATTAGGGACTTATTTCATTTTTAGCTCATTACTCCCATTTTTCGTGATGAAAATTAAGGGGAATAAAAAACGAAATGAAACGGGCTTAAATAGTTTTACTTATGCACAGTTACGTTTTCGAGTAACTAGTTTATCGAGAGTACTGGGTACTGTAGCGATGTTAATTGCATTAGGTGCAGGTGCGATGACAGCAGGTATGGCGTTTCAAAAGAACGTAGGTATTATGACAGACTTCTCACGTGTATATGATGTCGTAATTCATGATCCAAATGATCAAGATAAAGCTGCATTAAAAGAAATGGAAATTGTTGAAGAAAGCAAGTACAAGTATAAAGTAGATGGAGAAGCGGTTTATTATTTACGTAACGACTTAACTGAAAAACCACCACTTATTTCAGATCATTTTGATACAAAAACTTTAAAAGAACCTGCTCGTAAACGTGTAGCTGAACCTTTAACTGAACCTGTATATTCTGCTTTGGACGCTCCCGAAGTAGCGAATAAGCTTCCTCGTATGCCAAAAGATTGGGAAGATGCGGTTGTAAGAGAAATACAAATTACACATAATCAATTTAACGGAAAGCCTGTAAGAATTGCTGATGAAGAGCATTATAAAGGAATTCAAGGAACAGAACATACTGTGACATTAGCAAAAGTAGATGATATGAAAAAATATAAACCGTTGTTGATCGAAATAGACAAGAGACAAAAAGAACAAATTGAAAAAACAACAGGTGCAAAAGTAGACTTATTTACGAAAATGACAATTTATCAGTTTATGAACAGTTTTATGAGCGGAACAATGTTTATGGGATTTTTCCTTGGAATTGCCTTTTTAGCAATGATGGCAAGTTCCCTTATGTTCAAAATATTAACGGGTGCTTCTCGTGATGTACGACGTTATGAAATGTTACGAAAAATCGGTGTTAGACGTAGTATGTTAACAAAAAGTATATATAAAGAAATATCATATTTATTTATCTTCCCAGCAATCATTGGTATTTCCCACGTTTTAGTAGGGCTTAATTTATTCAGCTTTATATTAGTTGACCCGTTTGTGAAAGTGTGGGTGCCAATAGGAATATTTTTAGTCATTTATTTCATCTATTACTGGATTACTGTTCAACTTTATAAAGGTATGGTAATGCCAAAAGAAGAAGTAGCAAAATAG
- a CDS encoding DUF4937 domain-containing protein has protein sequence MLLKTIFCKVEEEKRELFSDAQEKWRDLQYLDGFYGQFGGWNEAEAEACVYTLWKDRNVYQSFMNDAHDTIFLNSNQDGTYISCNIEMFQTLYDITETPLKDVIAQGSFVRVAICDVKEGKEKHFLHTQETIWNKGMEDAKGMLGGVVGKSLKTENRYIVLTYWQDEIAHERYMKEIFPELYQLANVKEYVENINGKQVIRKEEWSVAASK, from the coding sequence ATGCTATTAAAAACAATATTTTGCAAGGTGGAAGAAGAGAAAAGGGAATTGTTTTCTGATGCGCAAGAAAAATGGCGTGATTTACAGTATTTAGACGGATTCTATGGACAATTTGGTGGGTGGAATGAAGCTGAAGCTGAAGCGTGTGTGTATACTTTATGGAAGGATAGAAATGTATATCAATCATTCATGAATGATGCTCATGATACAATTTTTCTAAATAGTAATCAAGACGGCACATATATTTCCTGTAATATTGAAATGTTTCAAACGTTGTATGATATAACAGAAACTCCTTTGAAAGACGTAATTGCACAAGGGTCATTTGTAAGAGTTGCAATTTGCGATGTGAAAGAAGGAAAAGAAAAGCATTTTTTACATACGCAAGAAACAATTTGGAATAAAGGAATGGAAGATGCAAAAGGGATGTTAGGTGGAGTTGTTGGGAAGTCTTTAAAGACTGAAAATCGTTACATAGTATTAACTTATTGGCAAGATGAAATAGCACATGAACGTTATATGAAAGAAATTTTCCCAGAGTTATATCAGTTAGCAAATGTAAAAGAGTATGTTGAAAATATAAATGGAAAGCAAGTTATACGGAAGGAAGAATGGTCTGTTGCAGCTTCGAAATAA
- a CDS encoding cold-shock protein, with translation MLVAESRKSELTYNVQAIKNILFSGDTSSILALEKLLNDTVQFDVLEQEVIDRQHIPKEAKNFFDKNGRFLYRVSNVSYKGKVLSENLIFADTSFLPDTIKSELESGNIPVENLIEKMEVRRNVLYEGYQPSGNIIELFDGCSVAANVYPTRKYQIVSNCKCVFYICEVYHAENIKELLK, from the coding sequence ATGTTAGTGGCGGAAAGTAGAAAAAGCGAATTAACTTATAATGTACAAGCAATTAAAAATATTTTATTTTCTGGAGATACATCATCCATTCTTGCTTTAGAAAAGCTTTTGAATGATACAGTTCAATTTGATGTTCTAGAACAAGAGGTAATAGATAGACAGCATATTCCGAAAGAAGCAAAGAATTTCTTTGATAAAAACGGAAGATTTCTTTATCGGGTATCTAATGTTAGTTATAAAGGTAAGGTGTTATCTGAAAATCTAATTTTTGCAGACACTTCGTTTTTACCGGATACAATAAAGAGTGAATTAGAGAGTGGAAATATTCCTGTTGAAAACCTTATAGAAAAGATGGAAGTAAGAAGAAACGTATTATATGAAGGATATCAGCCATCTGGAAATATTATCGAATTGTTTGATGGATGTTCTGTTGCAGCGAATGTTTATCCAACTAGAAAATATCAAATTGTAAGTAACTGCAAATGTGTATTTTATATTTGTGAAGTGTATCATGCAGAGAATATAAAGGAACTGCTTAAGTAA